A genomic window from Cucumis melo cultivar AY chromosome 8, USDA_Cmelo_AY_1.0, whole genome shotgun sequence includes:
- the LOC127150673 gene encoding uncharacterized protein LOC127150673, with the protein MPPRRGARRGGGRGGRGAGRGQPAEQPAAPPVNPDVPVNPNAPVTQADLAAMEQRYQAMLQAALAPFLAAQQNQAAPVQDQPVVPPAPVQDQPVIPPAPVEAQPVPVQLSAEAKHLRDFRKYNPKTFDGSLDNPFRAQLWLTSIETIFRYMKCPEDQKVQCAAFCLEDRGTAWWETAERALGGDASKITWEQFRESFYAKFFSANVKHAKLQEFLNLEQGKLSVEQYDAEFDLLSRFAPDVVRDEAARTERFVNGLRLDLQGFVRALRPTTHADALRIALDLSLHERAGQSKVVGTGSASGQKRKAEAQPDVIPQRTPRSGGVFQRHRRELAAAGRTLRELPTCTTCGKVHGGQCLAGSGVCFRCRQPGHTADACPRKPLETTPRQPSAPQQGGVFATNRQEAERICKISM; encoded by the exons atgccgccacgtagaggtgcacgtcgaggaggtggcaggggaggcagaggagccggtcgtggccaaccggcggagcaacctgccgcgccgccagtcaaccccgacgtaccagtcaaccctaatgcaccggtcactcaggcggatctcgccgcaatggagcagcgttaccaggccatgctgcaagctgctctagcgccgttcctcgctgctcagcagaaccaggccgcccctgttcaggaccagcctgtagtccctccagcccctgttcaggaccagcccgtcatccctccagccccggtggaagctcagccggtgccagtacaactgtcagctgaggccaagcacttgagggattttaggaagtacaacccgaagactttcgacggatccttggacaacccctttagagcccagctgtggttgacatccatagagacgatcttcaggtacatgaagtgcccagaagaccagaaggtgcagtgtgcagctttctgtttggaggatagggggactgcctggtgggagactgctgagagggcgctgggaggagatgccagcaagatcacatgggagcaattcagggagagcttttatgctaagttcttctctgccaacgtgaagcacgccaagctccaagagttcctaaacttggagcaaggcaaactgagcgtggaacagtatgatgccgagttcgacctgttgtcccgttttgcccctgatgtggtaagggatgaggccgccaggactgagagatttgttaatggcctcaggttagacctccagggttttgtacgagctcttcgaccaaccactcatgcggatgctctacgcatagcactggatctgagcctgcatgagagagctggtcaatctaaggttgtcggcacagggtcagcctcgggacagaagaggaaggcggaGGCGCAGCCCGACGTAATACCACAGCGGACtccgaggtcaggaggtgtcttccagagacaccgtcgggagctggcagcagctgggagaactttgagagagctacccacttgtactacctgtgggaaggtccatggaggacaatgtttagctgggagtggagtctgcttcaggtgcaggcagccggggcacaccgctgatgcgtgtcctcggaaacccttagaGACGACGCCACGTCAGCCTTCTGCTCCCCAGCAAGGGGGAGTCTTTGCCACgaaccggcaggaggccgagcga ATATGCAAGATTTCGATgtaa